One genomic segment of Sminthopsis crassicaudata isolate SCR6 chromosome 4, ASM4859323v1, whole genome shotgun sequence includes these proteins:
- the NXPH3 gene encoding neurexophilin-3, translating into MQLTRCCFVFLVQGSLYLVICGQDESPHSSDDPERDDTEGQPRSRVPRKRGHLSPKSRQITSSTLLGLLAPPGESWGDPGQPPAHSHHSAASPAKLKKIFGWGDFYSNIKTVALNLLVTGKIVDHGNGTFSVHFQHNATGQGNISVSLVPPSKAVEFHQEQQIFIEAKASKSFNCRVEWEKVDRGRRTSLCTHDPAKTCSRDHTQSSATWNCSKPFKVICIYIAFYSTDYRLVQKVCPDYNYHSDAPYYPSG; encoded by the exons atgcaACTCACTCGCTGCTGCTTCGTGTTCCTGGTGCAGGGCAGCCTTTATCTG GTCATCTGTGGCCAAGATGAATCCCCCCATAGCTCTGATGACCCTGAACGTGATGATACTGAGGGACAACCTCGGTCTCGTGTGCCTCGGAAACGGGGACATCTTTCTCCCAAGTCCCGTCAAATTACCAGCTCCACACTCCTTGGGTTGCTGGCCCCACCAGGAGAGTCATGGGGGGACCCAGGACAGCCCCCTGCCCATTCCCACCATAGTGCTGCATCTCCTGCCAAGCTGAAAAAAATCTTTGGCTGGGGCGACTTCTATTCCAACATCAAGACAGTGGCACtgaatctcctggtcacagggaaGATTGTGGACCATGGCAATGGTACCTTCAGTGTCCACTTCCAGCACAATGCCACTGGCCAAGGGAACATCTCTGTCAGCTTAGTGCCCCCCAGCAAGGCTGTGGAGTTCCACCAAGAGCAGCAGATATTCATTGAAGCCAAAGCATCCAAGAGTTTCAATTGCCGGGTGGAATGGGAGAAGGTGGATCGGGGCCGGCGGACCTCACTCTGCACTCATGACCCTGCCAAAACCTGCTCCCGGGACCACACACAGAGCTCAGCTACGTGGAACTGCTCCAAACCCTTCAAGGTCATCTGTATCTATATCGCCTTCTACAGCACAGACTATCGGCTGGTCCAGAAGGTGTGCCCAGATTACAACTACCATAGTGATGCTCCCTACTATCCTTCTGGGTGA